In bacterium, a single genomic region encodes these proteins:
- the mtnA gene encoding S-methyl-5-thioribose-1-phosphate isomerase, translating into MRADAPLWWEDGALCLLDQTGLPHEARTVRCTTWEEVAEAIRVLRVRGAPAIGIAAAYGLALAAQACAGRPLAESRAAVGRAAVGLRATRPTAVNLGWALDRMLAVAEGSPDGTALPRRLLEAAEALARDDVETNRRIGAHGAALLRSGARVLTYCNTGMLATAGYGTAFGVLRCAHDQGLGISVIACETRPVLQGARLTAWELLRAGIPATLITDNAAGALMRGSGVDAVIVGADRIAANGDVANKVGTYTLAVLAGAHHIPFYVAAPLSTVDLATPAGDDIPIEERRPEEIRNVGSVRVAPAEIAVRNPAFDVTPHQLITAIVTEAGVIRPPYPDGLRRAMR; encoded by the coding sequence ATGCGCGCCGACGCGCCGCTGTGGTGGGAGGACGGCGCGCTGTGCCTCCTCGACCAGACGGGGTTGCCGCACGAGGCGCGGACCGTTCGCTGCACGACGTGGGAGGAGGTCGCGGAGGCGATCCGGGTGCTCCGGGTGCGGGGCGCCCCGGCGATCGGCATCGCCGCCGCCTACGGCCTCGCGCTGGCCGCGCAGGCGTGCGCCGGGCGTCCGCTCGCGGAGAGCCGCGCCGCGGTCGGCCGCGCCGCGGTCGGCCTGCGCGCCACCCGCCCCACCGCGGTCAACCTGGGCTGGGCGCTGGACCGCATGCTGGCGGTCGCGGAGGGCTCGCCCGATGGGACGGCGCTTCCGCGCCGGCTCCTTGAGGCCGCGGAGGCGCTGGCGCGCGACGACGTCGAGACCAACCGCCGGATCGGAGCGCATGGCGCGGCGCTGCTGCGCAGCGGCGCCCGGGTGCTCACCTACTGCAACACCGGCATGCTCGCCACCGCCGGATACGGCACGGCCTTCGGTGTTCTCCGGTGTGCCCACGACCAGGGACTGGGGATCTCCGTGATCGCCTGCGAGACGCGCCCGGTCCTGCAGGGTGCCAGGCTCACCGCGTGGGAGCTGCTCCGCGCCGGGATCCCGGCAACGTTGATCACCGACAACGCCGCCGGTGCCCTGATGCGCGGGAGCGGCGTGGACGCGGTGATCGTCGGCGCGGACCGAATCGCCGCGAACGGGGACGTGGCGAACAAGGTCGGGACGTACACGCTGGCGGTGCTGGCGGGTGCGCATCACATCCCGTTTTACGTCGCCGCGCCGCTCAGCACCGTGGACCTCGCCACCCCCGCCGGCGACGACATTCCGATCGAGGAGCGGCGGCCGGAGGAAATCCGAAACGTCGGGAGCGTCCGCGTCGCCCCGGCCGAGATCGCCGTACGCAACCCCGCGTTCGACGTGACGCCGCACCAGCTGATCACGGCGATCGTCACCGAGGCGGGGGTGATCCGTCCGCCGTACCCGGACGGCCTCCGCCGCGCGATGCGCTGA
- the phnE gene encoding phosphonate ABC transporter, permease protein PhnE, translating to MAATKPDRGASGDRWQPQAWYRSWWFYLFVVITVLTYAYGWRVTQIRLGELWRGAYLVGPFATALASPDVLERDRQLQIGTSPFLYGGEAPSPPAAAGARLVLSEIRGAIGDRVTATGEGFAPNRPGMLWWENQIGQRQQLGAFTTDAGGRFTFAFTAPEVQGTQNTVTAEVVIGTGGLHPSQTLLTVIDRMVETIFLALMGTTMGVLFAVPLSFLGAKNLTAHVPAGALVYALTRTFFNLTRSIEALVLAIIFTVWVGLGPFAGVLALGVHSIAALGKLYSEAIESIDTGPIEAITATGASGLQVVRYAVVPQIIPQFIAFTIYRWDINVRFSTVIGFVGGGGIGFVLQQYINLLQWRQAATALWMIAIVVVVLDYASAVVRQRIV from the coding sequence ATGGCCGCCACGAAGCCCGATCGGGGCGCGTCGGGCGACCGCTGGCAGCCCCAGGCGTGGTACCGGTCGTGGTGGTTCTACCTTTTCGTCGTCATCACCGTGCTCACGTATGCCTACGGGTGGCGGGTCACGCAGATCCGGCTGGGCGAGCTCTGGCGCGGCGCCTACCTCGTCGGGCCGTTTGCGACCGCGCTGGCCTCTCCCGACGTCCTGGAGCGCGATCGGCAGTTGCAGATCGGGACCTCGCCCTTTCTCTATGGAGGGGAGGCACCCTCCCCGCCGGCCGCCGCCGGGGCGCGCCTCGTCCTGTCCGAGATCCGGGGGGCGATCGGAGATCGGGTGACCGCGACCGGTGAGGGGTTCGCCCCGAACCGTCCGGGGATGCTGTGGTGGGAGAATCAGATCGGCCAGCGCCAGCAGTTGGGGGCGTTTACCACCGACGCCGGGGGGCGGTTCACGTTTGCGTTCACGGCCCCGGAGGTGCAGGGGACCCAGAACACGGTGACGGCGGAGGTGGTGATCGGGACCGGGGGGCTCCATCCGAGCCAGACGCTCCTCACCGTGATCGACCGGATGGTGGAGACAATCTTCCTCGCCCTGATGGGCACGACGATGGGCGTGCTGTTTGCCGTTCCCCTCTCGTTCCTGGGAGCCAAGAACCTCACCGCCCACGTGCCGGCCGGCGCGCTGGTCTACGCGCTGACCCGGACGTTCTTCAACCTCACCCGGTCGATCGAAGCCCTGGTGCTGGCGATCATCTTCACGGTCTGGGTGGGCCTGGGCCCGTTCGCCGGGGTGCTGGCGCTCGGCGTGCACAGCATCGCGGCGCTGGGGAAGCTCTACTCGGAGGCGATCGAGAGCATCGACACCGGTCCAATCGAGGCGATCACCGCCACGGGGGCGAGCGGGCTGCAGGTGGTCCGGTACGCGGTGGTGCCGCAGATCATCCCGCAGTTCATCGCGTTCACGATCTACCGCTGGGACATCAACGTTCGGTTCAGCACCGTCATCGGATTCGTCGGCGGCGGCGGGATCGGGTTTGTCCTCCAGCAGTACATCAACCTGCTCCAATGGCGCCAGGCCGCCACCGCGTTGTGGATGATCGCCATCGTCGTGGTGGTGCTCGACTACGCGAGCGCGGTGGTCCGCCAGCGGATCGTATGA
- the phnC gene encoding phosphonate ABC transporter ATP-binding protein produces MPARGRDAFAGDGGGAVVSEPVLRIEHLTKVYGDGTVALSDVSFDVARGEFLVIIGLSGSGKSTLLRCINRLIDPTSGRITFQGRDVTAASGHELREIRRKIGMIFQQFNLVRRASVFTNVLAGRLGYVPPAWALANYFPPALGQRAAANLERVGILQRARARADALSGGQQQRVGIARALMQEPELILADEPVASLDPATSHSVLRYIEELNKKDGITVLCSLHFLSLARRYGTRIIALKGGQMVFDGLPHDIDEARFRAIYGEDAVEVEIT; encoded by the coding sequence ATGCCGGCGCGCGGGCGGGACGCGTTCGCGGGCGACGGCGGGGGGGCGGTGGTGAGCGAGCCCGTCCTGCGGATCGAGCACCTGACGAAGGTGTACGGCGACGGCACCGTTGCGCTGTCGGATGTCAGTTTTGACGTCGCCCGCGGCGAGTTCCTCGTTATCATCGGCCTGTCCGGGTCGGGCAAATCCACGCTGCTGCGGTGCATCAACCGCCTGATCGACCCCACGTCGGGGCGGATCACCTTCCAGGGCCGGGACGTGACGGCCGCCTCCGGCCATGAGTTGCGGGAGATCCGGCGGAAGATCGGCATGATCTTTCAGCAGTTCAACCTGGTCCGCCGCGCCTCGGTGTTCACCAACGTCCTGGCGGGGCGGCTGGGCTACGTCCCGCCGGCGTGGGCGCTCGCCAACTATTTTCCCCCCGCCCTCGGTCAACGGGCGGCGGCCAACCTGGAGCGCGTGGGGATTCTGCAGCGGGCCCGCGCTCGGGCCGACGCGCTCTCCGGGGGGCAGCAGCAGCGGGTCGGGATCGCGCGCGCGCTGATGCAGGAGCCGGAACTGATCCTGGCCGACGAGCCGGTGGCGAGCCTTGATCCGGCAACGTCGCACTCCGTGCTGCGGTACATCGAGGAGCTGAACAAGAAAGACGGCATCACCGTCCTGTGCAGCCTGCACTTCCTCAGCCTGGCGCGCCGCTACGGCACCCGGATCATCGCGCTGAAGGGCGGGCAGATGGTGTTCGACGGCCTCCCCCACGACATCGACGAGGCGCGCTTTCGGGCGATCTACGGCGAGGATGCGGTGGAAGTGGAGATCACCTGA
- the nrdR gene encoding transcriptional regulator NrdR gives MRCPYCSWTDSKVLDSRAIEDGAGIRRRRECPVCRRRFTTFERVERAALHVVKRDGRREDFDRTKILTGMVRACEGRPVTRETLERVAEQIERALQERGVADVTSRVIGDQVIERLRHMDDVAYVRFASVYRRVADVDRLMDEIQRLKARKQREAELAPQIALIPVTPPDPERN, from the coding sequence GTGCGGTGTCCGTACTGCAGCTGGACCGACAGCAAAGTCCTGGACTCCAGGGCGATCGAAGACGGGGCAGGGATCCGGCGGCGGCGAGAATGCCCGGTATGCCGGCGGCGGTTCACCACATTCGAACGGGTGGAGCGGGCCGCGCTGCACGTCGTCAAGCGGGACGGGCGGCGCGAGGACTTCGATCGGACCAAGATCCTCACCGGGATGGTCCGGGCCTGCGAGGGCCGGCCGGTGACCCGAGAGACCTTGGAGCGCGTGGCGGAGCAGATCGAGCGGGCGCTGCAGGAGCGCGGGGTCGCGGATGTCACGAGCCGGGTGATCGGGGACCAGGTGATCGAACGGCTCCGCCACATGGACGACGTCGCCTACGTGCGGTTCGCGTCGGTGTACCGTCGGGTGGCCGATGTGGACCGCCTGATGGATGAGATCCAGCGCCTAAAGGCCCGCAAGCAGCGCGAGGCGGAGCTGGCGCCGCAGATCGCGCTGATCCCAGTCACTCCACCCGATCCCGAGCGGAATTAA
- a CDS encoding phosphate/phosphite/phosphonate ABC transporter substrate-binding protein, translating to MTTRRLVALGFAAVLSFAALASAPVAPAPAETKLVMAFVPSGEARTILENGNRIAHLLEIATGYRFESFVATSYAGVIEAMGAGRADVGWLNTFSYVLAHQKYGVEVRLVTVRFGLPYYRAEIITQASSGINSLADLKGKRFAFVDPASTSGFLFPKAGLKKAGYDPDKFFGQSVFAGSHNNVVLAVYQGRVDAGAVFEDARATVQKTLPDVMQKVKVIWKSDPIPNDTVSFRKDLPADVKDRVTNALLLFSQQPAGLEALKSLYEIEALADYHLLVTKYHVSVPNLDAFFNVVRDVQKYAGVTE from the coding sequence GTGACAACTCGACGGCTGGTCGCTCTGGGGTTCGCCGCGGTCCTGTCCTTCGCGGCGCTCGCGTCCGCCCCGGTCGCCCCGGCGCCGGCGGAGACGAAGCTGGTGATGGCGTTCGTGCCCTCCGGCGAGGCGCGGACGATCCTCGAGAACGGCAACCGGATCGCCCACCTCCTCGAGATCGCTACGGGGTATCGCTTCGAATCGTTCGTGGCGACGAGTTACGCCGGGGTGATCGAGGCGATGGGAGCCGGACGCGCCGACGTCGGCTGGCTGAATACGTTCTCGTACGTCCTCGCCCATCAGAAGTACGGCGTCGAGGTGCGCTTGGTGACGGTGCGCTTCGGCCTCCCCTATTACCGGGCGGAGATCATCACGCAGGCGAGCTCGGGGATCAACTCGCTGGCCGATCTGAAGGGAAAGCGGTTCGCCTTCGTGGACCCGGCGAGCACGTCCGGATTCCTGTTCCCGAAGGCGGGCCTAAAGAAGGCCGGGTACGACCCGGACAAGTTCTTCGGCCAGAGCGTCTTCGCCGGCTCGCACAACAACGTCGTGCTCGCCGTCTACCAGGGGCGGGTGGACGCGGGGGCGGTGTTTGAGGACGCGCGGGCAACCGTGCAGAAGACCCTGCCGGACGTGATGCAGAAGGTGAAGGTGATCTGGAAGTCCGATCCCATCCCCAACGACACCGTCAGCTTCCGAAAGGACCTGCCCGCCGACGTGAAGGATCGGGTGACGAACGCCCTCCTCCTGTTCTCGCAGCAGCCGGCCGGGCTGGAGGCGTTGAAGTCGCTGTACGAGATCGAAGCGCTCGCCGATTATCACCTCCTGGTCACCAAGTACCACGTCTCGGTGCCGAATTTGGACGCGTTCTTCAACGTCGTCCGGGATGTCCAGAAGTACGCGGGCGTGACCGAGTAG
- a CDS encoding cell division protein SepF: MSRIMQRMWNFLGFEDEDARGGLPRDAAAPRAPVFSLHTQRTMEIVVLEPGAYDEAQTAADYLKTNRPIVINLRAADRDLGKRVVDFLSGVTYALDGHMQRVGDEIFLFTPRQVFITAEQAREEAVSGSLFPID; the protein is encoded by the coding sequence ATGAGCCGGATCATGCAGCGGATGTGGAACTTTCTGGGATTTGAAGACGAGGACGCGCGCGGTGGGCTCCCCCGCGACGCCGCCGCCCCCAGAGCCCCCGTGTTCAGCCTGCACACCCAGCGCACCATGGAGATCGTGGTCCTGGAGCCTGGAGCGTACGACGAGGCCCAGACGGCGGCCGATTACCTGAAGACCAACCGCCCGATCGTGATCAACCTCCGGGCCGCCGACCGAGACCTCGGCAAGCGCGTCGTCGATTTTCTCAGCGGGGTGACGTATGCGCTGGACGGACACATGCAGCGCGTGGGCGATGAGATCTTCCTCTTCACACCGCGCCAGGTGTTCATCACCGCGGAGCAGGCTCGCGAGGAGGCGGTGTCGGGCTCGCTGTTCCCCATCGACTGA
- the pgeF gene encoding peptidoglycan editing factor PgeF yields MTAGLIPAVPLEATGLVRAAFSTRHGGVSAGAYHSLNLGYTVGDLPEAVTANRARVAEALGITSGTLAEAEQVHGSLVAAVGRSGDGRPGGAPIRGADALITADPGVWLAVYAADCVPVLILDERTPAIAAVHAGWRGTAAAIVPRVFGRMREAFGTTPADCTVVLGPAIGGCCYEVDAPVGRAMAGAPWWGAAARPTGPDRWRLDLKTAIRFQVLACGVPDARAITMAFCTACRPDLFFSHRRDGVTGRMAACLSLLSDR; encoded by the coding sequence ATGACCGCCGGCCTCATCCCCGCCGTCCCCCTGGAGGCCACCGGGCTCGTCCGCGCGGCGTTCTCCACCCGACACGGCGGGGTGAGCGCGGGCGCTTACCACAGCCTCAACCTCGGCTACACCGTGGGCGATCTCCCGGAGGCCGTGACCGCGAACCGCGCGAGGGTCGCCGAGGCGTTGGGGATCACCTCCGGGACGCTCGCCGAAGCGGAGCAGGTGCACGGCAGCCTGGTCGCGGCCGTCGGCCGGAGCGGGGACGGGCGCCCCGGGGGCGCGCCGATTCGCGGCGCGGACGCCCTGATCACGGCGGATCCGGGGGTGTGGCTTGCCGTCTACGCCGCGGACTGCGTGCCCGTTCTCATCCTGGACGAGCGGACGCCGGCGATCGCCGCGGTGCACGCCGGGTGGCGCGGGACCGCGGCGGCGATCGTGCCCCGCGTCTTCGGCCGGATGCGCGAGGCATTCGGGACGACCCCGGCGGACTGCACGGTCGTGCTGGGGCCGGCGATCGGGGGGTGCTGTTACGAGGTCGATGCCCCCGTGGGGCGCGCGATGGCAGGGGCCCCGTGGTGGGGCGCCGCGGCGCGCCCGACGGGGCCGGACCGCTGGCGCCTCGACCTCAAGACCGCGATCCGGTTCCAGGTGCTGGCGTGCGGGGTGCCCGACGCCCGGGCGATCACGATGGCGTTCTGCACCGCGTGCCGCCCGGACCTTTTCTTCTCGCACCGCCGCGATGGGGTCACGGGGAGGATGGCCGCCTGCCTGAGCCTCCTCTCCGATCGCTGA
- a CDS encoding adenosylcobalamin-dependent ribonucleoside-diphosphate reductase: MALTSEPAAAAKEGPAAPAPLPQETLEFFGGDELRARVFIDKYALRDRDGQILELTPVEMWERVARGVASVEPTPEARERFAREFYWLMEDFRFIPGGRIMHAVGNPKRVTALNCFPAGTRVISREGFKTIEEIQAGEEVLTHRNRFRKVTQTMHREIAEPLRTVRLWYLGDRQISVTKEHRFLAFDGLRVDWVEAQKLTPVHYVKVGRIDETVPVRELDLAEYVSAAAIEDEVGKLFTITAYVGGQGARGRAESRRVCRKVPLDERFGLWLGFFMAEGGVTENSVYFTFSKDDEPYAEAICTLTQQLFGVEAAIQRREGQEGHWLRVYVHSKLMVEFMKNFFGGAFHAHDKRLPAWFLTVGKVVQKAFIAGLFSGDGVIRDTSMKIFLANPDLVRQVFAILLRLGVVASIRWEGILRYTRHRGLWINVGTQRYVEAIRAWLEGKWDHDAVLAEVPQNFFYKVVDGDLYVKVKECGWTPPSGETVYDLTVEGDHSFVAEFAVAHNCYVLPIKDDSIESIFQWMKEAARTYSLGGGVGGDISVLRPAGAPVNNAARTSTGSTSFMELMSLTTGTIGQSGRRGALMITIADHHPDVLEFTKIKRNLSRVRYANISVRISDDFMRAVEADAPWELYFENDRAAIRRTVSAREVWAELIQGARNFAEPGVIFWDTIKRWSTSEYNGMNVITTNPCSEIPLEPYGCCCLGNVSLAAFVTDEFSPQAQVDWPHLERALRLATRFLDNILDYNADKHPLPEQRAASLYSRRIGVGFTGLGDLLCKLRLKYDTEDAVAFVDRLFDRIKNIVYDESVTLGEEKGVFPGYDAERHLRGRFLQTLEPAVQARIREHGLRNVALLTVPPVGSGAVLAGTTSGVEPIFDLGYTRRSESLSQETFAVYHPLVRAYMERFGVASEDDLPGFFVTAHQITPEVRVQMQAAIQKHIDHSISSTVNCAADTGEEDVAKIYLLAWKMGCKGITVYRANSRENILTAGTKRSLEASEGTHGTAAPQAEEKGAPAALAGPPPVWEPRPKRPRPKVTTGRTERIETPRGRIYVTINEDDRGVCEVFVQSLDVEADAIGRMASLALRTGADPRDVIEQLWRVQSREVAIDRSGDGTIVRVTTVAQGVALAVGRALYGPGFRPDLVFPMADRLPEPRSSNGHTNGGGADGPVELAVEAAGRSTQAEIQQPLLTFAGVCPDCGNSLIHENGCSSCRSCGYSRC, encoded by the coding sequence ATGGCACTGACATCCGAGCCCGCCGCCGCAGCCAAAGAGGGGCCCGCCGCCCCCGCACCGCTGCCGCAGGAGACCCTGGAGTTCTTCGGGGGGGACGAGCTGCGCGCGCGCGTCTTCATCGACAAGTACGCGCTGCGCGACCGCGATGGGCAGATCCTGGAGCTCACCCCGGTCGAGATGTGGGAGCGCGTGGCCCGCGGCGTGGCGAGCGTGGAGCCGACGCCCGAGGCGCGGGAGCGGTTCGCTCGGGAGTTCTACTGGCTGATGGAGGATTTTCGGTTCATCCCCGGCGGTCGGATCATGCACGCGGTGGGCAACCCCAAACGCGTCACCGCGCTGAACTGTTTTCCGGCGGGCACCCGTGTGATCTCCCGAGAGGGATTCAAGACGATCGAGGAGATCCAGGCGGGCGAAGAGGTCCTGACGCACCGGAACCGTTTCCGCAAGGTCACACAGACGATGCACCGAGAAATCGCAGAGCCGCTGCGGACCGTTCGACTTTGGTACCTCGGCGACCGGCAGATCTCGGTGACGAAGGAGCACCGATTTCTGGCCTTCGACGGGTTGCGTGTGGATTGGGTGGAGGCGCAGAAGCTCACGCCCGTGCATTACGTGAAAGTTGGTCGAATCGACGAAACCGTGCCGGTGCGGGAACTCGATCTCGCGGAGTATGTGAGTGCCGCCGCGATCGAAGACGAAGTGGGAAAGCTCTTCACGATCACGGCCTACGTCGGCGGTCAGGGGGCCCGCGGGCGCGCCGAGAGCAGGAGGGTTTGCCGCAAAGTTCCTCTGGACGAGCGGTTTGGTCTCTGGCTGGGGTTCTTCATGGCCGAGGGCGGCGTGACCGAGAACAGCGTGTACTTCACGTTCAGCAAGGACGACGAACCCTACGCTGAAGCCATCTGTACCCTCACCCAGCAGTTGTTCGGCGTGGAGGCCGCCATCCAGCGGCGTGAAGGCCAGGAAGGACACTGGCTGCGAGTCTACGTGCACAGCAAACTGATGGTTGAGTTCATGAAGAATTTCTTTGGCGGAGCCTTCCACGCCCATGACAAACGCCTGCCGGCGTGGTTTCTCACGGTCGGGAAGGTGGTGCAGAAGGCGTTCATCGCGGGCCTGTTCTCGGGCGACGGCGTCATTCGCGATACCAGCATGAAAATCTTCCTGGCGAACCCGGACCTAGTGCGGCAGGTGTTCGCCATCCTGCTGCGGCTGGGCGTGGTGGCCTCGATCCGTTGGGAAGGGATCCTCCGGTACACCCGGCACCGGGGTCTGTGGATCAACGTTGGGACGCAACGCTACGTGGAGGCGATTCGCGCGTGGCTCGAAGGCAAGTGGGATCACGACGCGGTCCTCGCCGAGGTTCCGCAGAACTTCTTTTATAAGGTGGTGGACGGCGATCTGTACGTGAAGGTGAAGGAGTGCGGGTGGACCCCCCCCAGCGGGGAGACGGTGTATGACCTGACCGTGGAGGGGGACCATTCCTTCGTCGCCGAGTTCGCCGTCGCTCATAATTGCTACGTGCTGCCGATCAAGGACGACTCGATCGAGTCTATCTTCCAGTGGATGAAGGAGGCCGCCCGCACGTACTCACTCGGCGGCGGCGTGGGGGGCGACATCAGCGTCCTCCGGCCGGCGGGCGCGCCGGTGAACAACGCGGCGCGGACCAGCACCGGGTCGACCTCGTTCATGGAGCTGATGTCGCTCACCACCGGGACGATCGGCCAGAGCGGCCGGCGGGGCGCGCTGATGATCACGATCGCCGACCACCATCCCGACGTCCTCGAGTTCACGAAGATCAAGCGGAACCTCAGCCGGGTCCGGTACGCGAACATCAGCGTGCGCATCAGCGACGACTTCATGCGCGCGGTCGAAGCCGACGCGCCGTGGGAGCTGTACTTTGAGAACGATCGGGCGGCGATCCGCCGGACGGTCAGCGCCCGAGAGGTGTGGGCGGAACTGATCCAGGGGGCCCGGAACTTCGCGGAGCCCGGGGTCATCTTTTGGGACACGATCAAGCGGTGGAGCACGTCCGAATACAACGGGATGAACGTCATCACGACCAATCCCTGCAGCGAGATCCCGCTTGAACCGTATGGCTGCTGCTGCCTGGGAAACGTGTCCCTGGCCGCGTTTGTCACCGATGAGTTTTCCCCCCAGGCCCAGGTGGACTGGCCTCACCTTGAACGGGCCCTTCGCCTCGCCACACGCTTCCTCGACAACATACTCGACTACAACGCCGATAAGCATCCGCTCCCCGAACAGCGTGCGGCCAGCCTCTATTCTCGGCGCATTGGGGTTGGGTTCACCGGCCTGGGGGATCTGTTGTGCAAGCTCCGCCTCAAGTACGACACCGAGGACGCGGTCGCGTTCGTGGACCGGCTGTTCGACCGGATCAAGAATATCGTCTACGACGAGAGCGTCACCCTCGGCGAGGAGAAGGGTGTGTTCCCGGGGTACGACGCGGAGCGGCATCTGCGGGGCCGGTTCCTGCAGACCCTGGAGCCGGCGGTGCAGGCGCGGATCCGCGAGCACGGACTGCGCAACGTCGCCCTCCTCACCGTTCCCCCGGTCGGCAGCGGGGCGGTCCTGGCGGGCACGACCAGCGGCGTCGAGCCGATCTTCGATCTGGGATACACCCGCCGGAGCGAGTCGCTCTCGCAGGAGACCTTCGCGGTCTATCACCCGCTGGTCAGGGCCTATATGGAGCGGTTCGGCGTCGCCAGCGAAGACGATCTCCCCGGTTTCTTCGTCACCGCCCACCAGATCACGCCCGAGGTGCGGGTGCAGATGCAGGCGGCGATCCAGAAGCACATCGATCACTCGATCTCGTCCACCGTCAACTGCGCGGCCGACACCGGCGAGGAGGATGTGGCCAAGATCTACCTGCTCGCCTGGAAGATGGGGTGCAAGGGGATCACGGTGTACCGCGCCAACTCTCGCGAGAACATCCTGACCGCCGGGACGAAGCGGTCCCTGGAGGCCTCCGAAGGCACCCACGGCACCGCCGCGCCGCAGGCCGAGGAGAAGGGTGCGCCGGCGGCCCTGGCCGGACCGCCGCCCGTCTGGGAACCGCGTCCGAAGCGACCCCGGCCGAAAGTGACCACGGGGCGGACGGAGCGGATCGAAACTCCGCGCGGGCGGATCTACGTCACGATCAACGAGGACGACCGGGGGGTATGTGAGGTGTTCGTGCAGTCGCTCGACGTCGAGGCCGATGCGATCGGCCGGATGGCCTCGCTGGCGCTGCGCACCGGCGCCGATCCGCGCGACGTGATCGAACAGCTGTGGCGCGTCCAATCCCGGGAGGTGGCGATCGACCGGTCGGGGGACGGCACGATCGTGCGGGTCACCACCGTCGCCCAGGGCGTGGCCCTGGCCGTCGGGCGGGCGCTCTACGGGCCCGGCTTCCGTCCGGATCTCGTCTTCCCGATGGCCGATCGGCTCCCCGAGCCCCGGTCCTCCAACGGGCACACAAACGGCGGCGGGGCCGACGGGCCGGTCGAGCTCGCCGTCGAGGCGGCGGGGCGATCGACCCAGGCGGAGATTCAGCAACCGCTGCTCACCTTCGCCGGCGTGTGCCCGGACTGCGGCAATTCGCTGATCCATGAGAATGGCTGCAGTTCTTGTCGGTCCTGCGGATACTCGCGGTGCTGA
- a CDS encoding YggS family pyridoxal phosphate-dependent enzyme produces the protein MAEIGANVARVRARIAEAVQRCGRRPEGVQLIAVTKTVGVDRIREAVACGLRVLGENRVQEARAKVPEVGGGVSWHLIGGLQRNKVKDALRLFQAIHSVDSLELAEEISRRGAQRGGDPVGVLIEVNISGESQKHGIAPGEAEGLVSRVMRLPGLRLRGMMGMAPLVETAEAARPFFRQLRELRDRIREALPDCGLDELSMGMTNDFEVAIEEGATMIRVGRALFA, from the coding sequence ATGGCGGAGATCGGGGCCAATGTCGCGCGGGTTCGCGCGAGGATCGCCGAGGCGGTACAGCGCTGTGGCCGGCGTCCCGAGGGCGTGCAGTTGATCGCGGTGACGAAGACGGTCGGCGTGGACCGGATCCGCGAGGCCGTGGCCTGCGGGCTGCGCGTGCTGGGGGAGAATCGGGTCCAGGAGGCGCGGGCCAAGGTCCCCGAGGTCGGGGGTGGGGTGTCCTGGCACCTGATCGGCGGCCTGCAGCGCAACAAGGTGAAGGACGCGCTCCGGCTGTTTCAGGCGATCCATTCCGTCGATTCGCTCGAACTGGCGGAGGAGATCAGCCGCCGAGGCGCGCAGCGGGGCGGTGACCCGGTCGGGGTCCTGATCGAGGTGAATATCTCCGGGGAGTCCCAGAAGCACGGCATCGCCCCGGGGGAGGCCGAGGGGCTGGTCTCGCGGGTGATGCGGCTCCCGGGGCTGCGGCTGCGGGGGATGATGGGGATGGCCCCACTCGTCGAGACGGCCGAGGCGGCGCGTCCGTTTTTCCGGCAGCTGCGGGAGTTGCGCGACCGGATCCGCGAGGCGTTGCCCGACTGTGGACTGGACGAGCTGTCGATGGGGATGACGAACGATTTCGAGGTGGCGATCGAAGAAGGCGCGACGATGATCCGTGTCGGCCGAGCATTGTTTGCCTGA